One Etheostoma cragini isolate CJK2018 chromosome 19, CSU_Ecrag_1.0, whole genome shotgun sequence DNA segment encodes these proteins:
- the LOC117934557 gene encoding insulin receptor substrate 2-B-like has translation MANFTNYQEGKAAMLMVETQQRDVGTKSATANGDGSVGEPPSPLINIGGGGGGGGGGGGSRFHQQLPPSNLIHHHPPKEQQQHHHYQLAPQHPTGESLAESPGRRASSSSLSQVQTAEDPAASAAASSSSGGGSGSHVYAAVSVANTSDVVDDIRKCGYLRKQKHGHKRFFVLRAASHLGPSRLEYYDSEKKFRSSLRSAAAAAAAAASGGTVAPSPPKRVIYLYQCFTVNKRADSKNKHLIALYTKDEYFAIVAENEQEQEDWYVAVSELMSEGKKGHVDSDDLDDGYGTVTPGTVFKEVWQVNVKPKGLGQTKNLTGVYRLCLSTKTIHLVKLNSETPCVNLQLMNIRRCGHSESFFFIEVGRSSSIGPGEIWMQVDDSVVAQNMHETILETMKALKAFAEFRPRSKSQSSGSNPMPFITTRRHLGNLPPSQTGLQRRSRTESVVGTPPSSKSSGASGYRFRTSSEGEGTMNRPFRSATGSLVHLNSARAHHGRQDGGGGSSGSGVATGNAGTSTGGGRYVRAIPGTSATYHARSASLPVSHFPSTTSPVSVSSSSGHGSVSDTLTRPSSASICGSPSDGGFNSSDEYGSSPGDFRYFRVRSNTPDSLGNTPPIREENCLNDYMAMGWNREVFGTSAGSGNNSGGDTPRDESMLTTEDDRFSSSSSSSSLRKRTQSFSRPPGGATGGSGVAVYQKMTQTNFSLDEGSDIVLPFGSGLLRGGPSSSSSSLRSDYSSCSEHSQQSRPSTLSQTQSSCERPPLSSSSSAKEDSGYMPMMCGVAASPHDTPPDYMPMQPSSCSPQFHSPALGSRSARHHQLQPQSSADSHGYMMMLPGDGGGSSSPGQASPSPHSNSSIAGASGSDSIAERPQNGEYMDMSYCSSAGRKLSNEASSGYYTSGTPEAPAKSYSPYFSLPRSYKAPTRERDEKEYGEYVPMSSPAKPVFSSVATASMSTPEKRGGGGSSTSTPSHPPPPYGAHHTTAAMADRRAARPNRLPLGRRSFQGPLRVSEPSATSAGSSVPPTVSSSEGPSSPGEYINIEFGDHYPHQQQPPAYPLSAQDEAPSLESSEHRHSPHQDYMSVEVAAEQQDSAGCLGKKQSPRASLVAPWNPPSYIRPLASNPGALASPGVPAGGPWRSMGDDYTDMTFNLSRGESPTSMLQHLCVIEGRYGHAPSASPSSLSPPLPPSSPGRAPTQQLEPKVVRADPQGRRRHSSETFSSSNSTPSGGGLAPSSSAAHPAAPNDSYLMEGQASRWASSASFDSTWVSMEGLWDLPAPHAPVRAMEMGAGSGTPASSSSSSSGAGAGRMCRNMSVGYQNGLNYIALELREDGSNAGAMVSGAGSSNGGSVSVGTVPLPENGAYASIDFTKSDGVTTTTKD, from the exons ATGGCAAATTTCACGAATTACCAGGAAGGCAAGGCGGCGATGTTGATGGTGGAGACGCAGCAGAGGGACGTGGGGACGAAGTCCGCCACCGCTAACGGAGACGGCTCGGTCGGGGAACCCCCTTCCCCGTTAATTAACATCGGCGGAGGAGGCGGCGGcggtggcggcggcggcggctcTCGCTTCCATCAACAATTGCCGCCCTCCAACCTCATCCACCACCACCCACCGAAGGAGCAACAGCAGCACCATCACTACCAGCTGGCTCCGCAGCATCCTACCGGAGAAAGCCTCGCAGAGTCCCCGGGCAGGAGAGCCTCCTCCTCGTCTCTCAGCCAGGTACAGACCGCAGAGGACCCCGCCGCTTCTGCCGCTgcaagcagcagcagcggcggcggcAGCGGCAGCCATGTCTACGCGGCTGTGAGCGTCGCTAATACCTCTGACGTTGTGGACGATATTCGAAAATGTGGCTATTTAAGAAAGCAAAAACACGGACACAAGAGGTTTTTTGTGCTTCGGGCTGCCAGCCACCTCGGGCCGAGCCGCCTGGAGTACTACGACAGCGAGAAGAAATTCAGGAGCAGTCTGCGCTCTGCCGCGGCCGcggccgccgccgccgccagCGGCGGGACGGTCGCCCCTTCTCCCCCGAAAAGGGTTATTTACCTCTACCAGTGCTTTACGGTAAACAAAAGGGCGGATTCCAAAAACAAACACCTCATTGCCCTTTACACTAAGGACGAGTACTTTGCCATTGTGGCGGAAAACGAGCAGGAGCAAGAGGACTGGTACGTAGCTGTCAGCGAGTTGATGAGTGAGGGCAAAAAAGGGCACGTGGACTCTGATGATTTAGACGACGGCTATGGTACAGTCACCCCCGGTACTGTGTTTAAAGAGGTGTGGCAAGTGAATGTGAAACCTAAAGGACTGGGTCAAACTAAAAACCTCACAGGTGTTTACCGGCTTTGCCTCTCAACTAAAACCATTCACCTCGTAAAGCTGAACTCTGAGACCCCCTGTGTGAACCTTCAGCTGATGAACATCAGACGCTGTGGACATTCGGAAAGCTTCTTTTTCATCGAGGTGGGTCGCTCCTCCTCCATTGGGCCCGGGGAGATATGGATGCAGGTGGATGACTCCGTCGTGGCCCAAAACATGCACGAAACAATCTTGGAGACGATGAAAGCCCTGAAGGCTTTTGCAGAGTTTCGGCCCAGGAGTAAGAGCCAGTCGTCGGGCTCCAACCCCATGCCGTTCATCACAACGCGTCGCCACCTGGGCAACCTGCCCCCGAGCCAGACTGGGCTGCAGAGGCGGTCGAGGACGGAGTCCGTCGTGGGCACGCCGCCGTCAAGTAAGAGCTCCGGGGCTAGTGGTTATCGCTTCCGAACCTCCAGTGAGGGCGAGGGGACGATGAACCGGCCGTTCCGCTCTGCCACAGGAAGTCTGGTACACCTGAACTCCGCACGGGCTCACCACGGCCGTCAGGACGGGGGTGGCGGCAGCAGCGGGAGTGGCGTCGCCACAGGAAACGCTGGCACGAGCACAGGCGGCGGGCGCTACGTCAGAGCCATCCCGGGGACGTCGGCCACCTACCACGCCCGCTCCGCCTCGCTGCCGGTCTCCCATTTCCCCTCCACCACCAGCCCGGTGAGCGTCTCCTCCAGCAGCGGCCACGGCTCCGTCTCCGACACGCTCACCCGCCCGTCGAGCGCCTCGATATGCGGCTCCCCGTCCGACGGGGGCTTCAACTCTTCAGATGAGTACGGCTCCAGTCCTGGTGACTTCCGGTACTTCCGGGTGCGGAGCAACACGCCAGACTCGCTGGGCAACACGCCACCAATCAGAGAAGAGAACTGTTTGAATGATTACATGGCCATGGGCTGGAACCGGGAGGTCTTCGGCACCAGCGCGGGCTCTGGAAACAACAGCGGAGGGGACACGCCACGGGACGAGAGCATGTTGACGACAGAAGACGACcgcttttcttcttcatcatcatcatcgtcactGAGGAAGAGGACACAGTCTTTCTCCAGACCACCTGGTGGTGCAACTGGTGGCTCTGGAGTGGCAGTTTACCAGAAAATGACCCAGACCAACTTCTCATTGGACGAGGGGTCGGACATTGTGTTACCTTTTGGCAGCGGGCTGCTCCGTGGTGGGCCttcgtcctcctcttcctcgctCCGCTCTGACTACAGCTCCTGCTCGGAGCACAGTCAACAGAGCCGTCCCTCCACGCTCTCCCAGACCCAGTCCAGCTGTGAGCGTCCTCCCCTCTCCTCGTCTTCATCTGCCAAGGAAGACAGCGGCTACATGCCCATGATGTGTGGCGTGGCTGCGTCGCCGCATGACACTCCTCCCGACTACATGCCTATGCAACCCAGCTCCTGCTCCCCTCAGTTTCACAGTCCAGCTTTAGGGTCCCGCTCCGCCCGTCACCACCAGCTCCAGCCCCAATCCTCCGCAGACTCCCACGGCTACATGATGATGCTCCCAGGGGATGGCGGCGGCTCCTCGTCCCCAGGGCAGGCCTCCCCCAGCCCGCATAGCAACTCCAGCATTGCAGGGGCCAGCGGGAGCGACAGCATAGCAGAGAGACCCCAGAATGGTGAATATATGGACATGTCATACTGCAGCAGTGCAGGGCGCAAGCTCTCAAACGAAGCGAGCAGTGGATATTACACATCAGGCACGCCAGAGGCCCCCGCAAAGTCTTACAGCCCTTATTTTTCCCTCCCTCGCTCCTACAAGGCTCCCACTCGAGAGAGGGATGAGAAAGAATACGGGGAGTACGTTCCTATGAGTTCTCCTGCCAAGCCTGTCTTCTCATCTGTTGCCACAGCATCCATGTCGACGCCAGAGAAGAGGGGTGGAGGAGGTAGCAGCACCTCCACCCCTTCTCACCCACCCCCGCCTTATGGAGCTCACCATACAACCGCAGCCATGGCGGACCGACGCGCCGCGAGGCCCAACCGCCTCCCTTTAGGCAGAAGAAGTTTCCAAGGTCCACTGCGGGTTAGTGAGCCCTCTGCAACGTCTGCAGGCTCCTCAGTGCCCCCGACTGTAAGCTCATCTGAAGGGCCCTCAAGTCCCGGGGAGTATATTAACATTGAGTTTGGGGATCACTACCCCCACCAACAACAGCCCCCCGCCTATCCTCTCTCTGCTCAAGACGAAGCGCCTTCCCTTGAATCCAGTGAACACCGTCACTCCCCCCACCAGGACTATATGAGTGTGGAGGTGGCGGCGGAGCAGCAGGACAGCGCTGGATGTCTGGGTAAAAAACAGTCACCCAGAGCCAGCCTTGTCGCCCCCTGGAACCCCCCCAGCTACATCCGACCCCTGGCTAGCAATCCTGGGGCGCTGGCCTCCCCCGGAGTCCCCGCCGGAGGTCCCTGGAGATCCATGGGGGACGACTACACAGACATGACGTTTAACCTCAGCCGAGGCGAGAGCCCCACGTCCATGCTGCAGCACCTCTGTGTGATAGAGGGCCGTTACGGCCACGCTCCATCCGCCTCCCCCTCAtccctttctccccctctccctccatcGAGCCCAGGGAGGGCGCCGACGCAACAGCTGGAGCCCAAGGTGGTCCGGGCCGACCCCCAAGGCAGGCGGAGACACAGCTCGGAGACATTCTCCTCCTCTAACTCAACTCCCTCCGGAGGAGGACTTGCCCCCTCATCGTCAGCCGCACACCCCGCAGCCCCCAACGACTCCTACCTAATGGAGGGTCAGGCTTCCAGATGGGCCAGCTCGGCGTCTTTTGATAGTACATGGGTGTCCATGGAGGGTCTCTGGGACTTGCCGGCTCCCCATGCTCCAGTAAGAGCCATGGAAATGGGCGCAGGCTCCGGGACGCCAGCGTCgtcgtcctcttcctcctcgggGGCTGGAGCCGGCAGAATGTGCAGGAACATGTCTGTGGGCTACCAGAACGGCCTGAACTACATCGCCTTGGAGCTGAGGGAGGACGGGAGCAACGCGGGAGCCATGGTGTCCGGAGCCGGCAGCAGCAACGGGGGCTCGGTGTCGGTGGGGACGGTGCCTCTGCCGGAGAACGGAGCCTACGCCAGTATAGACTTCACCAAATCTGATGGAGTCACCACGACAACCAAGG actgA